In a single window of the Streptomyces sp. CGMCC 4.7035 genome:
- a CDS encoding GNAT family N-acetyltransferase, which yields MIRTATRADVPVIHTLIRELADYEKAPDEARATPEQLSEALFGERPAAFAHIAEEDGGEVVGFALWFLNFSTWRGVHGIYLEDLYVRPEARGSGHGKALLTELARICVERGYERLEWSVLNWNRPSIDFYEALGARPQDEWTVYRLTDGALAKLGRAGA from the coding sequence ATGATCCGCACCGCGACCCGCGCCGACGTCCCCGTCATCCACACCCTGATCCGCGAACTGGCCGACTACGAGAAGGCACCGGACGAGGCGCGGGCCACGCCGGAGCAGCTGAGCGAGGCGCTGTTCGGCGAGCGCCCGGCGGCGTTCGCGCACATCGCGGAGGAGGACGGGGGCGAGGTCGTCGGTTTCGCCCTGTGGTTTCTGAACTTCTCCACCTGGCGCGGCGTGCACGGCATCTACCTGGAGGACCTCTACGTCCGCCCGGAGGCCCGTGGTTCCGGACACGGCAAGGCCCTGCTCACCGAACTGGCCCGCATCTGCGTCGAACGCGGCTACGAGCGCCTGGAGTGGTCGGTCCTGAACTGGAACCGCCCGTCGATCGACTTCTACGAGGCGCTGGGCGCCCGCCCGCAGGACGAGTGGACGGTGTACCGGCTGACGGACGGGGCGCTGGCGAAGCTGGGGCGGGCGGGAGCCTGA
- a CDS encoding NAD(P)/FAD-dependent oxidoreductase has protein sequence MSSAVSGVVNGGISFWYADDGLPTPREPLAGDASADVVIVGGGYTGLWTAYYLKKTAPFLRITVLEQKFCGYGASGRNGGWLYNGIAGRDRYAKLHGHEAAVRLQKAMNETVAEVVRVTEEAGIDADVHAGGVLEVAYTPAQLARLKAFHEHELSYGEKDRELYGARETGERIRIADTVGSTWTPHGARLHPVKLVKGLAAAVEALGVTIHEKTPVTEIRPKHAVTPYGTVRAPYILRCTEGFTASLKGQKRTWLPMNSSMIATEPLTDEQWAEIGWEGRETLGDMAHAYMYAQRTADGRIALGGRGIPYRFGSRTDNDGRTQPATIEALHEILVRFFPQLAGLKVTHAWSGVLGVPRDWCATVTLDRSTGLGWAGGYVGSGVATTNLAARTLRDLVQQDSGQSGATELTGLPWVNHRVRKWEPEPLRWLGVHGMYATYRTADRRELTTHSAQSSKLAQIADRVAGRH, from the coding sequence ATGAGCAGCGCAGTGAGCGGCGTCGTCAACGGCGGCATCTCCTTCTGGTACGCGGACGACGGCCTTCCCACCCCGCGTGAGCCCCTCGCCGGGGACGCGTCCGCCGACGTGGTGATCGTCGGCGGCGGCTACACCGGTCTGTGGACCGCGTACTACCTGAAGAAGACGGCGCCCTTCCTGCGCATCACCGTGCTGGAGCAGAAGTTCTGCGGCTACGGCGCCTCCGGGCGCAACGGCGGCTGGCTCTACAACGGCATCGCGGGCCGTGACCGGTACGCGAAGCTGCACGGCCACGAGGCCGCCGTACGTCTGCAGAAGGCGATGAACGAGACGGTCGCCGAGGTCGTACGGGTCACCGAGGAGGCGGGCATCGACGCGGACGTGCACGCCGGCGGCGTCCTGGAGGTGGCGTACACGCCCGCGCAACTGGCCCGGCTGAAGGCGTTCCACGAGCACGAACTGTCGTACGGCGAGAAGGACCGCGAGCTGTACGGCGCCCGCGAGACCGGCGAGCGGATCCGGATCGCGGACACGGTCGGCTCGACCTGGACCCCGCACGGGGCGCGGCTGCACCCGGTGAAACTGGTCAAGGGCCTCGCCGCGGCCGTCGAGGCGCTCGGTGTGACGATCCATGAGAAGACCCCGGTCACGGAGATCCGCCCGAAGCACGCGGTGACGCCGTACGGAACGGTCCGCGCGCCGTACATCCTGCGCTGCACGGAGGGTTTCACGGCCTCGCTCAAGGGCCAGAAGCGCACCTGGCTCCCCATGAACTCCTCGATGATCGCGACCGAGCCGCTGACCGACGAGCAGTGGGCGGAGATCGGCTGGGAGGGGCGCGAGACGCTGGGCGACATGGCGCACGCGTACATGTACGCACAGCGCACCGCCGACGGCCGCATCGCGCTCGGCGGCCGCGGGATCCCGTACCGCTTCGGCTCGCGTACGGACAACGACGGCCGCACCCAACCCGCCACCATCGAGGCGCTGCACGAGATCCTGGTCCGCTTCTTCCCGCAGCTCGCCGGGCTGAAGGTCACCCACGCCTGGTCGGGGGTGCTCGGCGTGCCGCGCGACTGGTGCGCCACGGTCACCCTGGACCGCTCGACGGGCCTGGGCTGGGCGGGCGGTTACGTCGGCTCGGGCGTCGCCACCACGAACCTCGCCGCGCGCACGCTCCGCGACCTGGTCCAGCAGGATTCGGGTCAGTCGGGCGCCACCGAGTTGACCGGGCTCCCGTGGGTCAACCACCGGGTGCGCAAATGGGAACCCGAGCCGCTGCGCTGGCTCGGCGTGCACGGGATGTACGCCACGTACCGCACGGCGGACCGCCGCGAACTGACCACGCACAGCGCCCAGTCGTCGAAGCTGGCGCAGATCGCGGACCGGGTGGCGGGGCGGCACTGA
- a CDS encoding rhomboid-like protein — protein MRLKGALGAAAAYVRSAPGTYVWLLILFVTTVALHHMSPEFEQNFLRRRSTNIHELSSNPLRAFITSAMWTAGGRWLPYAVLYTVFHAQAERWLGTVRWLAVCAAAHVLATLVSEGALLRAIHDGLAPFSAVNRLDIGVSYALAGVIGVLTYRIAVPWRYAYLAAVLLVFAIPLAASPTFTDFGHFIAVLIGLACCPLTRGRGKPWNPKETLAALRS, from the coding sequence ATGCGGTTAAAGGGCGCCCTCGGGGCGGCGGCGGCATACGTCCGCAGCGCCCCGGGGACCTACGTCTGGCTGCTGATCCTGTTCGTCACCACCGTCGCCCTGCACCACATGTCGCCGGAGTTCGAGCAGAACTTCCTGCGCCGGCGGTCGACCAACATCCACGAACTGTCGTCCAACCCCCTGCGCGCGTTCATCACCAGCGCGATGTGGACAGCCGGCGGGCGCTGGCTGCCGTACGCCGTGCTCTACACGGTCTTCCACGCGCAGGCGGAGCGCTGGCTGGGCACCGTGCGCTGGCTGGCCGTCTGCGCCGCCGCGCATGTGCTGGCCACGCTCGTCAGCGAGGGCGCGCTGCTGCGCGCGATCCACGACGGTCTCGCACCGTTCTCCGCGGTCAACAGGCTCGACATCGGGGTGAGTTACGCGCTGGCCGGGGTGATCGGTGTGCTCACGTACCGGATCGCCGTGCCCTGGCGTTACGCGTATCTGGCGGCCGTCCTGCTCGTCTTCGCCATCCCCCTGGCCGCCTCGCCCACCTTCACCGATTTCGGGCATTTCATCGCCGTGCTGATCGGTCTCGCCTGCTGTCCGCTGACCCGGGGCCGCGGAAAACCATGGAATCCGAAGGAGACACTGGCCGCCCTCAGGAGTTAA